In Homo sapiens chromosome 3 genomic patch of type NOVEL, GRCh38.p14 PATCHES HSCHR3_6_CTG2_1, one genomic interval encodes:
- the GCSAM gene encoding germinal center-associated signaling and motility protein isoform X3 — protein MLSFRRQQNTQEMPWNVRMQSPKQRTSRCWDHHIAEGCFCLPWKKILIFEKRQDSQNENERMSSTPIQQDNVDQTYSEELCYTLINHRVLCTRPSGNSAEEYYENVPCKAERPRESLGGTETEYSLLHMPSTDPRHARSPEDEYELLMPHRISSHFLQQPRPLMAPSETQFSHL, from the exons ATGTTGAGTTTCAGGCGGCAGCAGAACACTCAAGAGATGCCTTGGAATGTGAGAATGCAAAGCCCCAAACAGAGAACATCCAG ATGCTGGGATCACCATATCGCTGAAGGGTGTTTCTGCCTTCCATG gaaaaaaatactcatttttgaAAAGAGGCAAGATTCCCAAAACGAAA atgAAAGAATGTCATCTACTCCCATCCAG CAGGACAATGTTGACCAGACCTACTCAGAGGAGCTGTGCTATACCCTCATCAATCATCGGGTTCTCTGTACAAGGCCATCAGGGAACTCTGCTGAAGAGTACTATGAGAATGTTCCCTGCAAAGCTGAGAGACCCAGAGAGTCCTTGGGAGGAACTGAGACTGAGTATTCACTTCTACATATGCCTTCTACAGACCCCAGGCATGCCCGATCCCCAGAAGATGAATATGAACTTCTCATGCCTCACAGAATCTCCTCTCACTTTCTGCAACAGCCACGTCCACTTATGGCCccttctgagactcagttttcccatttatAG
- the GCSAM gene encoding germinal center-associated signaling and motility protein isoform 4 (isoform 4 is encoded by transcript variant 4) — MGNSLLRENRRQQNTQEMPWNVRMQSPKQRTSRKKILIFEKRQDSQNENERMSSTPIQDNVDQTYSEELCYTLINHRVLCTRPSGNSAEEYYENVPCKAERPRESLGGTETEYSLLHMPSTDPRHARSPEDEYELLMPHRISSHFLQQPRPLMAPSETQFSHL; from the exons ATGGGAAATTCTCTGCTGAGAGAAAACAG GCGGCAGCAGAACACTCAAGAGATGCCTTGGAATGTGAGAATGCAAAGCCCCAAACAGAGAACATCCAG gaaaaaaatactcatttttgaAAAGAGGCAAGATTCCCAAAACGAAA atgAAAGAATGTCATCTACTCCCATCCAG GACAATGTTGACCAGACCTACTCAGAGGAGCTGTGCTATACCCTCATCAATCATCGGGTTCTCTGTACAAGGCCATCAGGGAACTCTGCTGAAGAGTACTATGAGAATGTTCCCTGCAAAGCTGAGAGACCCAGAGAGTCCTTGGGAGGAACTGAGACTGAGTATTCACTTCTACATATGCCTTCTACAGACCCCAGGCATGCCCGATCCCCAGAAGATGAATATGAACTTCTCATGCCTCACAGAATCTCCTCTCACTTTCTGCAACAGCCACGTCCACTTATGGCCccttctgagactcagttttcccatttatAG
- the GCSAM gene encoding germinal center-associated signaling and motility protein isoform 1 (isoform 1 is encoded by transcript variant 1): MGNSLLRENRRQQNTQEMPWNVRMQSPKQRTSRCWDHHIAEGCFCLPWKKILIFEKRQDSQNENERMSSTPIQDNVDQTYSEELCYTLINHRVLCTRPSGNSAEEYYENVPCKAERPRESLGGTETEYSLLHMPSTDPRHARSPEDEYELLMPHRISSHFLQQPRPLMAPSETQFSHL; this comes from the exons ATGGGAAATTCTCTGCTGAGAGAAAACAG GCGGCAGCAGAACACTCAAGAGATGCCTTGGAATGTGAGAATGCAAAGCCCCAAACAGAGAACATCCAG ATGCTGGGATCACCATATCGCTGAAGGGTGTTTCTGCCTTCCATG gaaaaaaatactcatttttgaAAAGAGGCAAGATTCCCAAAACGAAA atgAAAGAATGTCATCTACTCCCATCCAG GACAATGTTGACCAGACCTACTCAGAGGAGCTGTGCTATACCCTCATCAATCATCGGGTTCTCTGTACAAGGCCATCAGGGAACTCTGCTGAAGAGTACTATGAGAATGTTCCCTGCAAAGCTGAGAGACCCAGAGAGTCCTTGGGAGGAACTGAGACTGAGTATTCACTTCTACATATGCCTTCTACAGACCCCAGGCATGCCCGATCCCCAGAAGATGAATATGAACTTCTCATGCCTCACAGAATCTCCTCTCACTTTCTGCAACAGCCACGTCCACTTATGGCCccttctgagactcagttttcccatttatAG
- the GCSAM gene encoding germinal center-associated signaling and motility protein isoform 3 (isoform 3 is encoded by transcript variant 3) produces MGNSLLRENSFRRQQNTQEMPWNVRMQSPKQRTSRCWDHHIAEGCFCLPWKKILIFEKRQDSQNENERMSSTPIQDNVDQTYSEELCYTLINHRVLCTRPSGNSAEEYYENVPCKAERPRESLGGTETEYSLLHMPSTDPRHARSPEDEYELLMPHRISSHFLQQPRPLMAPSETQFSHL; encoded by the exons ATGGGAAATTCTCTGCTGAGAGAAAACAG TTTCAGGCGGCAGCAGAACACTCAAGAGATGCCTTGGAATGTGAGAATGCAAAGCCCCAAACAGAGAACATCCAG ATGCTGGGATCACCATATCGCTGAAGGGTGTTTCTGCCTTCCATG gaaaaaaatactcatttttgaAAAGAGGCAAGATTCCCAAAACGAAA atgAAAGAATGTCATCTACTCCCATCCAG GACAATGTTGACCAGACCTACTCAGAGGAGCTGTGCTATACCCTCATCAATCATCGGGTTCTCTGTACAAGGCCATCAGGGAACTCTGCTGAAGAGTACTATGAGAATGTTCCCTGCAAAGCTGAGAGACCCAGAGAGTCCTTGGGAGGAACTGAGACTGAGTATTCACTTCTACATATGCCTTCTACAGACCCCAGGCATGCCCGATCCCCAGAAGATGAATATGAACTTCTCATGCCTCACAGAATCTCCTCTCACTTTCTGCAACAGCCACGTCCACTTATGGCCccttctgagactcagttttcccatttatAG
- the GCSAM gene encoding germinal center-associated signaling and motility protein isoform X2: protein MGNSLLRENRRQQNTQEMPWNVRMQSPKQRTSRCWDHHIAEGCFCLPWKKILIFEKRQDSQNENERMSSTPIQQDNVDQTYSEELCYTLINHRVLCTRPSGNSAEEYYENVPCKAERPRESLGGTETEYSLLHMPSTDPRHARSPEDEYELLMPHRISSHFLQQPRPLMAPSETQFSHL from the exons ATGGGAAATTCTCTGCTGAGAGAAAACAG GCGGCAGCAGAACACTCAAGAGATGCCTTGGAATGTGAGAATGCAAAGCCCCAAACAGAGAACATCCAG ATGCTGGGATCACCATATCGCTGAAGGGTGTTTCTGCCTTCCATG gaaaaaaatactcatttttgaAAAGAGGCAAGATTCCCAAAACGAAA atgAAAGAATGTCATCTACTCCCATCCAG CAGGACAATGTTGACCAGACCTACTCAGAGGAGCTGTGCTATACCCTCATCAATCATCGGGTTCTCTGTACAAGGCCATCAGGGAACTCTGCTGAAGAGTACTATGAGAATGTTCCCTGCAAAGCTGAGAGACCCAGAGAGTCCTTGGGAGGAACTGAGACTGAGTATTCACTTCTACATATGCCTTCTACAGACCCCAGGCATGCCCGATCCCCAGAAGATGAATATGAACTTCTCATGCCTCACAGAATCTCCTCTCACTTTCTGCAACAGCCACGTCCACTTATGGCCccttctgagactcagttttcccatttatAG
- the GCSAM gene encoding germinal center-associated signaling and motility protein isoform X1 — protein MGNSLLRENSFRRQQNTQEMPWNVRMQSPKQRTSRCWDHHIAEGCFCLPWKKILIFEKRQDSQNENERMSSTPIQQDNVDQTYSEELCYTLINHRVLCTRPSGNSAEEYYENVPCKAERPRESLGGTETEYSLLHMPSTDPRHARSPEDEYELLMPHRISSHFLQQPRPLMAPSETQFSHL, from the exons ATGGGAAATTCTCTGCTGAGAGAAAACAG TTTCAGGCGGCAGCAGAACACTCAAGAGATGCCTTGGAATGTGAGAATGCAAAGCCCCAAACAGAGAACATCCAG ATGCTGGGATCACCATATCGCTGAAGGGTGTTTCTGCCTTCCATG gaaaaaaatactcatttttgaAAAGAGGCAAGATTCCCAAAACGAAA atgAAAGAATGTCATCTACTCCCATCCAG CAGGACAATGTTGACCAGACCTACTCAGAGGAGCTGTGCTATACCCTCATCAATCATCGGGTTCTCTGTACAAGGCCATCAGGGAACTCTGCTGAAGAGTACTATGAGAATGTTCCCTGCAAAGCTGAGAGACCCAGAGAGTCCTTGGGAGGAACTGAGACTGAGTATTCACTTCTACATATGCCTTCTACAGACCCCAGGCATGCCCGATCCCCAGAAGATGAATATGAACTTCTCATGCCTCACAGAATCTCCTCTCACTTTCTGCAACAGCCACGTCCACTTATGGCCccttctgagactcagttttcccatttatAG